A genome region from Paracoccus stylophorae includes the following:
- the pth gene encoding aminoacyl-tRNA hydrolase, whose amino-acid sequence MKLIVGLGNPGAKYAGNRHNIGFMAVDRIASDHGLGPWKARFQGLAAEGRLGETRVVLLKPQGFMNLSGQSVGEAMRYLRLTPADVIVMHDELDLAPGKCRVKQGGGHAGHNGLRSIHQHIGPDYARIRLGIGHPGHKDRVTGHVLSDFAKADQDWLDDLLRGVSDGAAALAAGDAGRFQNAVAQRTVPQRGNAPRPADQGAARKPAADPPAEKDEPAQKPASFSDRLRALTERFK is encoded by the coding sequence ATGAAACTGATCGTGGGGCTGGGCAATCCGGGCGCGAAATACGCGGGGAACCGGCACAATATCGGCTTCATGGCGGTGGACCGGATCGCGTCCGATCATGGGCTTGGACCGTGGAAGGCGCGATTTCAGGGGCTTGCCGCCGAGGGACGGCTGGGCGAGACGCGGGTGGTGCTGCTGAAGCCGCAAGGTTTCATGAACCTGTCGGGCCAGTCGGTCGGCGAGGCGATGCGCTATCTGCGGCTGACGCCCGCCGACGTGATCGTGATGCATGACGAGCTGGACCTGGCGCCGGGCAAGTGCCGGGTGAAACAGGGCGGCGGCCATGCCGGCCATAACGGCCTGCGCTCGATCCACCAGCATATCGGGCCGGATTACGCGCGCATCCGTCTGGGCATCGGCCATCCGGGCCACAAGGACCGGGTGACGGGCCATGTGCTGTCCGATTTCGCCAAGGCCGATCAGGACTGGCTGGACGATCTGCTGCGCGGGGTGTCGGATGGCGCGGCGGCGCTGGCGGCGGGCGATGCCGGGCGGTTCCAGAACGCGGTGGCGCAGCGCACGGTCCCACAGCGCGGCAACGCCCCCCGCCCCGCAGACCAGGGCGCGGCACGGAAACCGGCCGCGGACCCGCCTGCCGAAAAGGACGAACCGGCGCAAAAGCCCGCCAGTTTCAGCGACCGGCTGCGCGCGCTGACCGAACGGTTCAAGTGA
- a CDS encoding DUF2332 domain-containing protein, producing the protein MSESAVRAAFRDQARACAALGSSFTAAVCDRLGQSLQTDQGPVAARVLGWRGDPSGRADSVPLRLCGALHALVLDGDDPALAQAYRARVVDEAAILTALRVHADRVLEWLDHAPQTNEVGRSAVLIAAARFLAALCPQPIRALELGASAGLNLNFARYRLAPGSDPMNPSDEGDAADWVVLRPDWQGDVPQGGFDVASAEGVDLHPLDPQTDGLRLMAYCWADQERRLSRLRAALHLARTHPPRVVAGDAGDWLRDRLARPAPDRLTLVFHTVAHQYFPPATQFACADALRRAADAAAAGGGPVAHFSMEADGGDGAALTLRLWDGRARGWHLGRADFHGRWVSWHPVAIQGLGDGRREG; encoded by the coding sequence GTGAGCGAAAGCGCCGTCCGCGCCGCGTTCCGCGATCAGGCCCGGGCCTGCGCCGCGTTGGGATCATCCTTCACGGCGGCGGTGTGCGACCGGCTGGGCCAGTCCCTGCAAACGGATCAGGGCCCTGTCGCCGCGCGCGTCCTGGGCTGGCGGGGCGATCCGTCGGGGCGGGCCGACTCGGTGCCGCTGCGGCTGTGCGGCGCGCTGCATGCGCTGGTTCTTGACGGCGACGATCCGGCGCTGGCGCAAGCCTATCGCGCGCGGGTCGTGGATGAGGCCGCGATCCTGACCGCGCTGCGTGTCCACGCGGATCGCGTGCTGGAATGGCTGGACCACGCTCCGCAGACGAACGAGGTCGGCCGATCCGCCGTCCTCATCGCCGCGGCCCGGTTTCTGGCCGCGCTGTGTCCGCAGCCGATCCGGGCGCTGGAACTGGGCGCGTCGGCCGGGCTGAACCTGAATTTCGCCCGCTATCGTCTGGCACCGGGTTCGGACCCTATGAACCCTTCGGACGAGGGCGATGCGGCGGATTGGGTCGTTCTGCGTCCCGACTGGCAGGGCGACGTTCCGCAGGGCGGTTTCGACGTGGCCAGCGCCGAGGGCGTCGATCTGCATCCGCTGGACCCGCAGACGGACGGTCTGCGGCTGATGGCCTATTGCTGGGCCGATCAGGAGCGGCGGCTGTCGCGGCTGCGCGCGGCGCTGCATCTGGCGCGCACGCATCCGCCGCGCGTGGTTGCGGGCGATGCGGGCGACTGGCTGCGCGACCGGCTGGCGCGGCCCGCGCCGGATCGGCTGACGCTGGTCTTTCATACGGTGGCGCATCAGTATTTCCCGCCCGCCACGCAGTTTGCCTGCGCCGACGCGCTGCGCCGGGCCGCCGATGCCGCAGCCGCCGGGGGCGGCCCGGTCGCCCATTTCTCGATGGAGGCGGATGGCGGCGACGGCGCGGCCCTGACCCTGCGGCTGTGGGACGGGCGGGCGCGGGGCTGGCATCTGGGACGGGCCGATTTCCACGGAAGATGGGTCAGCTGGCATCCCGTCGCGATCCAAGGGCTTGGCGATGGCCGACGCGAGGGTTAG
- a CDS encoding ATP-dependent Clp protease proteolytic subunit gives MSDPAEFYMNTLVPMVVEQTSRGERAYDIFSRLLKERIIFVSGPVHDGMSTLICAQLLFLEAENPSKDISMYINSPGGVVTSGLSIYDTMQYIRPRVSTLVVGQAASMGSLLLAAGEPGLRYSLPNSRVMVHQPSGGYQGQATDILIHARETEKLKRRLNEIYVAHTGKSLEEVEEALERDRFMSPVEAKDWGLIDEVLEPRGKAEPEKK, from the coding sequence ATGAGCGATCCGGCAGAATTCTACATGAACACCCTCGTGCCGATGGTGGTCGAACAGACCTCGCGGGGCGAGCGTGCCTATGACATCTTCTCGCGTCTGCTGAAGGAACGCATCATCTTCGTGTCCGGGCCGGTCCATGACGGCATGTCCACCCTGATCTGCGCGCAGTTGCTGTTTCTCGAGGCGGAGAACCCGTCCAAGGACATCAGCATGTATATCAACAGCCCCGGCGGCGTGGTGACGTCGGGCCTGTCGATCTATGACACGATGCAGTATATCCGGCCGCGCGTCTCGACGCTGGTCGTGGGGCAGGCGGCCTCGATGGGATCGCTGCTGCTGGCCGCCGGAGAGCCGGGGCTGCGCTATTCGCTGCCCAACAGCCGGGTGATGGTCCACCAACCCTCGGGCGGGTATCAGGGGCAGGCGACCGACATCCTGATCCACGCGCGCGAGACCGAAAAGCTGAAGCGCCGCCTGAACGAGATCTATGTCGCCCATACCGGCAAATCGCTGGAAGAGGTCGAGGAGGCGTTGGAACGCGACCGTTTCATGTCCCCCGTCGAGGCGAAGGATTGGGGCCTGATCGACGAGGTGCTTGAGCCGCGCGGCAAGGCCGAGCCCGAGAAGAAATAG